From the Lysinibacillus fusiformis genome, the window CCATGAAGGCCTGGTTGCCTTCAGACCTCCAAAACAACAGCAGCAGGCCATTATAGAAATTGCAGGACTTCCTGAAGGCCGAATTATTATTATTCGAAACGAAGATATTATCGTAGGCTATGTTACCTATCTTTATCCTGATCCACTTGAACGATGGGCAGAAGATCGTATCGATGACATGATTGAATTAGGCGCCATTGAAGTCATTCCAGACTACCGTGGAACTGGTGCTGGTAAGGCACTACTAGCCGTTTCATTTATGGGAGATGAAATGGAAGATTATCTTGTGATTACTACCGAGTACTATTGGCATTGGGATTTAAAAGGAACTGGTTTAAATGTTTGGGATTACCGCAAAATGATGGAGAAAATGATGAGCTCCGCTGGTTTCGAATATTTTGCCACGGATGATCCCGAAATTACATCACATCCAGCCAATTGCCTTATGGCGCGCGAAGGAAAACGTGTGCCTCCTGAGACAATGGAAAGATTTGATAGGCTTCGTTTTAGAAATCGTTTCATGTATTAAAACCAATACAAAGGGGATGCATATATGATTGTAGAAGAAATTATGAATGATGAGCCTTACACATTAGCTCCTACCAATACAGTGCATGAGGCTCTGAAGTTAATGCGTGAAAAAAAGGTTCGTCATTTACCAGTTGTAGATGACGAACGCCACGTTTTAGGTGTAATTACTGAACGAGATATTAAAGAGGTCTTGCCTTCATCTTTACAGGATGAACCAAACTCTCCTGTTTTTAATGCAAAAGTAGAGGAAATTATGGTGAAAGACCCTCTTATAGGTCATCCACTAGATTTTGTTGAAGAGGTAGCACTTACGTTTTATGAGTCAAAAGTAGGCTGTTTACCTATTGTCTCTGGCGGAAAATTGGTAGGCATTGTTACGACAACAGATTTACTCTATACCTATATAGAGCTGACTGGTGCTACAGAGCCTGGGTCCAAAATCGAAATTCGAGTATCAGATACACCGGGAGTTTTATTTGAAATCACGAAAATATTTCACCAACATCATGCCAATGTCCAAAGCGTCTTAGTTTATCCTGACTCTGAAAATACACAAAACAAAATTTTAAGTGTCCGAGTAAAAACACTAAATCCTTTAGCAATGATTGAAGATCTACGTAAAGAGGGCTTCGATGTCCTATGGCCTAATTTACCAGGTGTTTCGCTATAATGAAAAAGGCCGTATTCGTATACTCGCCGGAACAACTCGGATATAAATTTTCAGATACACACCCTTTCAATCATAAACGCTTAACGCTAACTATGGATTTACTAAAAAATATTAATGCTCTCGATGATGTAGATATTGTGCCAGCACGTGTTGCAACGGAAGAAGAATTGTTGCTTGCACATGATCCAAAATATATAGACATCGTGAAAAAAGCAGGACATGGTGAATTATCAGAAGCTCAATGTGAAAGTTATGGTATTGGCACTGAAGATACCCCCATTTTTGAAAATATGCATGAAGCAAGTGCACAGCTAGTTGGTGGAACTTTAACGGCTGTTGATTATGTAATGGAAGGGAAAGCCGAACACGCCCTTAACCTTGGCGGTGGACTCCATCATGGTTTCCGTGGTCGTGCGTCCGGTTTTTGTATTTACAACGATAGCACGGTTGCTATTCGTTACTTGCAGGAAAAGTACAATGCTCGTGTACTTTATGTAGATACAGATGCTCATCATGGAGACGGTGTCCAATGGAGCTTTTATGAGGATCCTAATGTTTGTACACTGTCCATTCATGAAACAGGTCGTTATCTATTCCCTGGAACAGGAAATATTACCGAGCGTGGTAATGGCCAAGGCTATGGAACCTCGTTTAATTTTCCAATGGATGCTTTTACAGAGGATGAAAGCTTTCTAGAAATCTATGAACAGTCCATGCGAGAGATTTTTGAATTTTTCAAGCCAGATGTAGTATTAACGCAAAATGGTGCAGATGCCCATTACTTTGATCCATTAACACATTTACATGGAACCATGAATATTTATCGCGAAATTCCTAAGCTAGCTCATCAATTAGCACATGAGTATTGTGATGGTAGATGGATTGCTGTTGGTGGCGGTGGCTATGATATTTGGCGAGTGGTGCCTCGTGCCTGGTCCATGTTATGGTTGGAAATGACTGAACAAGCGTTACCAACAGGACCACTCCCTCAAGCATGGCTTGATCGCTGGCAACCAGAAGCACCTGTTCCTTTTATTCCAACATGGGAGGACCCAATTCCTTTATATGAGCACATTCCTCGTAAAGCGGAAATAGAGGAAAAGAATGCTCAAATGTTAGCAAAGTCGCTACATATTATTCGGAATGAAAAACGAGATTAACCTCTTTGCCTCACGATATTCGTGGGGTTTTTTCTTTGAATCGGAGAGCTATCCACTGCTTTTGGTGGTATATTCATCCATTCTTGCGTTCTATCCAGCACTTTTGAACTGCTACCCTCTATTTCTGCTGTTCTTTCCATCAATCAATAAAAAAACACGCAAATCCTTCAGAAGCGATTTACGTGTTAGGAATCATTATTTACTTTTGACAGATTGTCGATGCTCAATACGGTGTGGTAAAATTACCGCCTCATCCTCGACTGCTTCCTTGCTCATTAACTTTGTCAGCAGGCGCATAGCAACAGCACCAATATCGTAAAGCGGTAGTGCGACACTTGTTAGCTGTGGGCGAACCATTCGCGCTAGCTTTGAGTTCTCAAAGCTGATAACTTCAATATCCTCTGGAACATTTTTGCCAGCGTCTTGTGCGCCATGAATTAAACCGATGGCCAACTCGTCACTACCTGCAAAATAAGCTGTTGGTGGCTGTTCAAGTGCAGATAAAATCTCCCAAGCCTCTAAGCCCATATCATAACTGGACTCTTCTGCGGCAATTAATGCTTCATCTATTGGTAAACCAGCATCCTGCAATGCTTTCTTATAGGCTGCTAGCTTGAATTTTCCGTTAATTGTATACGAAAGTGGGCCAGTAACGAAACCAATCCGTGTATGTCCATTTTGAATAAGTAAAGAAATTGCTTCATAAGCTGCCTGGAAATAATCGATATTCACAGTTGCAATTGTTTGGGATTCATCCACAGAGCCTGCAAGCACAATCGGTACTGGCGAATGATCCATCGTTTGCTGCATTTTTTCTGTGACCTCATCACTCATCATGACAATACCATCAACCTGTTTTCCAAGCATTGTATCCAGTAGCTGTAACTCTTTATCTTCATGTTGATCTGAGTTGGCTAAAATAATATTATAACGATACATTGTGGCAATATCCTCTACACCACGAGCCAGCTCCGCATAAACATTGTTTGCAATATCTGGGATAATCACGCCAACTGTTGTTGTTTTCTTACTTGCTAAACCTCGCGCTACTGCGTTTGGACGGTATTCTAATCGTTCAATTACTTCTAGTACTTTTTTTCGTGTTGCTGGTTTTACGTTTTGATTACCATTGACTACACGAGAGACCGTTGCCATGGAAACATTTGCTTCTCTTGCAACATCATAAATTGTAACAGTCATCGTACGTGCCTCCCTTTTTTCCTATTATAGCCTTATCATACGATAATTTTCATATTATTTTCAAGAAGAACTACGTAAAAACCAAGTACTAATAGTCCTATTCTAGACATTATTTTGTCACGATATAACAAACACCGCCTGCCGAAATAAGCAAGCGGTGTTCGCTGTTAACAATTACGCATGAATTTCATGATTTTTCATGAATTTTTGTAGTGTTTCATAGAATGCGTCAAATGTTGGGATATCCATTTGTTGTTGTGAGTCAGACAATGCAACAGATGGATCTGGATGTACTTCTGCCATGACGCCATCAGCACCGATTGCAATAGCTGCTTTCGCACATGGTAATAATAAATCACGACGCCCTGTTGAATGTGTAACATCTACGAATACTGGTAAATGCGTTTCTTGTTTTAAAACTGGTACGGCTGAAATATCTAATGTATTACGAGTTGCTTTTTCATAAGTACGAATACCACGTTCGCAAAGGATAATGTTTTCATTTCCTTTAGACATAATGTACTCTGCCGCATGAATAAACTCATCAATTGTTGCAGCTAAACCTCGTTTTAATAGGACAGGTTTATTTGTTGCACCTGCTGCTTTTAATAATTCAAAGTTTTGCATATTACGTGCACCGATTTGGATAACATCAATATAATCTAATGCTTCCTCTAAATGACCTGGTGTCACGATTTCAGTAATAACACCTAAACCATATTCCTCTGACACACGTTTTAAAATTTTCAGACCTTCTAACCCAAGACCTTGGAAGTCATATGGAGAAGTACGTGGTTTATAAGCACCACCACGAATTAACTTTTCACCTTTTGCTTTAATAGAAGCGGCAACAGCTGCTACCTGCTCATACGACTCAACCGCACAAGGACCGAATACGAAAGATGGTTTTCCTTGTCCAATTAATTCACCATTGATATTAATAATTGTATCTTCTGATTTCTTCTTACGAGATACAAGCAACTCTTTCTTCTTATCAGCTTCAAGTTGTTTTAAAGCTGTTTTAAAGATTTGCTTAAATATATAATCAACCGTCATTTGGTTTAATGGACCTTGATTGTGTTCTTTAATAAGATCAAGCATGTGTCTTTCACGCAGTGGATCATAGCGATTCACACCTTGTTTTTCTTTAATTTTACCGATTTCATCAACTACAGCTGCACGTTCGTTAATTAGACGAAGAATTTCTAAGTTTAAACCGTCTATTTGACTACGTAAGCTTTCTAAATCTTTTTGGCTCATGCTTTCTTGCTCCTCTCCTCATGACAGACACTTTCAGAACTCTGAAATGTATGTTACATTTTTAGATAATAGCATTATTATAATCAATGTTGTTCAGAATGTCACGCATTTTTAATTTAGCGCTTCAACTCGCTAAATTATTTTCAAGTATGACGCGAAAGGAAGCGATTACATTGAGTTCTAAACTATTCGCACTTGATATTGGCACACGCTCAGTGGTCGGGATTATTCTACAAGAAGAAAATGACCATTTTCATGTGGAAGATATTCTAGTAAAAGAGCATAAAGAACGTGCCATGGTAGATGGACAAATACATAATGTCATGTATGTGGCAGATTTAATTAATGAAATAAAACGTGAACTTGAAGAGAAACACGGGCCTCTCACAAAGGTAAGTGTTGCTGCAGCAGGTCGATCTTTGAAAACGGAACAGGCTAGTGTGACCATCAATATACGTAATCGACCAATTTTTACTGAAGAAGATATTAGTCGCTTGGAACTTCAGGCTGTGCAACAAGCACAGCAACAACTCTTGCAACAAAAAGAGGATGCAAAAATTAGCCACTATTATTGTGTAGGCTACTCAGTCCTCTATTATCGCTTGGATGGCGAGGAAATTGGCAGCCTCTTAGATCAACAGGGTGATGAAGCCCAAATCGAAGTGA encodes:
- a CDS encoding GNAT family N-acetyltransferase; this translates as MEHKKTFFSVTKETKHGTVYVEGPVPPEKLATYSFHEGLVAFRPPKQQQQAIIEIAGLPEGRIIIIRNEDIIVGYVTYLYPDPLERWAEDRIDDMIELGAIEVIPDYRGTGAGKALLAVSFMGDEMEDYLVITTEYYWHWDLKGTGLNVWDYRKMMEKMMSSAGFEYFATDDPEITSHPANCLMAREGKRVPPETMERFDRLRFRNRFMY
- a CDS encoding acetoin utilization AcuB family protein, whose amino-acid sequence is MIVEEIMNDEPYTLAPTNTVHEALKLMREKKVRHLPVVDDERHVLGVITERDIKEVLPSSLQDEPNSPVFNAKVEEIMVKDPLIGHPLDFVEEVALTFYESKVGCLPIVSGGKLVGIVTTTDLLYTYIELTGATEPGSKIEIRVSDTPGVLFEITKIFHQHHANVQSVLVYPDSENTQNKILSVRVKTLNPLAMIEDLRKEGFDVLWPNLPGVSL
- a CDS encoding acetoin utilization protein AcuC, which encodes MKKAVFVYSPEQLGYKFSDTHPFNHKRLTLTMDLLKNINALDDVDIVPARVATEEELLLAHDPKYIDIVKKAGHGELSEAQCESYGIGTEDTPIFENMHEASAQLVGGTLTAVDYVMEGKAEHALNLGGGLHHGFRGRASGFCIYNDSTVAIRYLQEKYNARVLYVDTDAHHGDGVQWSFYEDPNVCTLSIHETGRYLFPGTGNITERGNGQGYGTSFNFPMDAFTEDESFLEIYEQSMREIFEFFKPDVVLTQNGADAHYFDPLTHLHGTMNIYREIPKLAHQLAHEYCDGRWIAVGGGGYDIWRVVPRAWSMLWLEMTEQALPTGPLPQAWLDRWQPEAPVPFIPTWEDPIPLYEHIPRKAEIEEKNAQMLAKSLHIIRNEKRD
- the ccpA gene encoding catabolite control protein A, with the translated sequence MTVTIYDVAREANVSMATVSRVVNGNQNVKPATRKKVLEVIERLEYRPNAVARGLASKKTTTVGVIIPDIANNVYAELARGVEDIATMYRYNIILANSDQHEDKELQLLDTMLGKQVDGIVMMSDEVTEKMQQTMDHSPVPIVLAGSVDESQTIATVNIDYFQAAYEAISLLIQNGHTRIGFVTGPLSYTINGKFKLAAYKKALQDAGLPIDEALIAAEESSYDMGLEAWEILSALEQPPTAYFAGSDELAIGLIHGAQDAGKNVPEDIEVISFENSKLARMVRPQLTSVALPLYDIGAVAMRLLTKLMSKEAVEDEAVILPHRIEHRQSVKSK
- a CDS encoding bifunctional 3-deoxy-7-phosphoheptulonate synthase/chorismate mutase — translated: MSQKDLESLRSQIDGLNLEILRLINERAAVVDEIGKIKEKQGVNRYDPLRERHMLDLIKEHNQGPLNQMTVDYIFKQIFKTALKQLEADKKKELLVSRKKKSEDTIININGELIGQGKPSFVFGPCAVESYEQVAAVAASIKAKGEKLIRGGAYKPRTSPYDFQGLGLEGLKILKRVSEEYGLGVITEIVTPGHLEEALDYIDVIQIGARNMQNFELLKAAGATNKPVLLKRGLAATIDEFIHAAEYIMSKGNENIILCERGIRTYEKATRNTLDISAVPVLKQETHLPVFVDVTHSTGRRDLLLPCAKAAIAIGADGVMAEVHPDPSVALSDSQQQMDIPTFDAFYETLQKFMKNHEIHA